One window from the genome of Amycolatopsis sp. NBC_01480 encodes:
- a CDS encoding PTS mannitol transporter subunit IICB, which translates to MTKTEVAPSRSVQARVVVQRFGGRLAGMVMPNIGAFIAWGLITALFIPAGWTPNAHIAQLVDPMINYLLPVLIGYTGGRMVHGQRGAVVGAVATIGIAVGASIPMFLGAMIVGPLAGYLVKLFDEHLGHRSAPSFKMLVDNFSAGIIGALMAVLGMLGIGPVVQWITQGLGNGVQALINAHLLPLVSVIVEPAKILFLNNAVNHGILGPLGIAQAAHAGKAVEFLIEPNPGPGLGILLAITFFGSTRAARATAPAAIIIQFFGGIHEIYFPYVLAQPRLVLAAIAGGASGVLFFSLTGAGLVATPSPGSIIAVLAMTPSGNYLGVVLGVAVAAGVSFVVASALLKFGRGKEDSEKAVQVSAGGALPA; encoded by the coding sequence ATGACGAAGACGGAAGTGGCACCGAGCAGGTCGGTCCAGGCGCGGGTGGTGGTGCAGCGGTTCGGCGGCCGGCTCGCCGGCATGGTCATGCCGAACATCGGCGCGTTCATCGCGTGGGGCCTGATCACCGCCCTGTTCATCCCGGCCGGGTGGACCCCGAACGCGCACATCGCCCAGCTCGTCGACCCGATGATCAACTACCTGCTGCCGGTGCTGATCGGCTACACCGGCGGCCGGATGGTCCACGGCCAGCGCGGCGCGGTGGTCGGCGCCGTCGCCACCATCGGCATCGCGGTCGGCGCGTCGATCCCGATGTTCCTCGGCGCGATGATCGTCGGCCCGCTGGCCGGCTACCTGGTGAAACTGTTCGACGAGCACCTCGGCCACCGCAGCGCGCCCTCGTTCAAGATGCTGGTGGACAACTTCAGCGCCGGCATCATCGGCGCCCTGATGGCGGTGCTCGGCATGCTGGGCATCGGGCCGGTGGTCCAGTGGATCACCCAGGGCCTGGGCAACGGCGTGCAGGCGCTGATCAACGCGCACCTGCTGCCGCTGGTGTCGGTGATCGTCGAGCCGGCCAAGATCCTCTTCCTCAACAACGCGGTCAACCACGGCATCCTCGGCCCGCTCGGCATCGCGCAGGCCGCGCACGCCGGCAAGGCCGTCGAGTTCCTGATCGAGCCGAACCCGGGCCCCGGCCTCGGCATCCTGCTGGCGATCACCTTCTTCGGCAGCACCAGGGCGGCCCGCGCGACCGCGCCCGCCGCGATCATCATCCAGTTCTTCGGCGGGATCCACGAGATCTACTTCCCGTACGTGCTGGCCCAGCCCCGGCTCGTGCTCGCCGCCATCGCCGGTGGCGCCTCCGGCGTCCTGTTCTTCAGCCTCACCGGTGCCGGGCTGGTGGCCACCCCGTCGCCCGGCAGCATCATCGCCGTGCTCGCGATGACCCCGAGCGGCAACTACCTCGGCGTGGTCCTCGGGGTGGCGGTCGCCGCCGGAGTGTCCTTCGTGGTCGCCTCGGCGCTGCTGAAGTTCGGCCGGGGCAAGGAAGATTCCGAGAAGGCCGTGCAGGTCTCCGCCGGTGGGGCCCTGCCCGCGTAA
- a CDS encoding PTS lactose transporter subunit IIB, with product MSTIQGSDIKKVIIACDAGMGSSVMVAAQLAKRLKPYKVKVEHTPVNEIPEDARLVLCQDFLVASARKGAAEAVILGFQSFLGDPVFDQVEAAIRDGGHLAD from the coding sequence ATGAGCACGATTCAAGGTTCCGACATCAAGAAGGTCATCATCGCCTGCGACGCCGGGATGGGCAGCAGCGTGATGGTCGCGGCGCAGCTCGCGAAGCGGCTCAAGCCGTACAAGGTCAAGGTCGAGCACACCCCGGTCAACGAGATCCCCGAGGACGCCCGGCTGGTCCTGTGCCAGGACTTCCTGGTCGCCAGCGCGCGCAAGGGAGCCGCGGAAGCGGTGATACTGGGGTTCCAGAGCTTCCTCGGCGACCCGGTGTTCGACCAGGTGGAGGCGGCCATCCGGGACGGTGGTCACCTTGCCGACTGA
- a CDS encoding zinc-dependent dehydrogenase yields the protein MKVARFYAPGDIRIEEAPEPSPKAGELKIKVHNTSTCGTDLKIFRHGHHHIDPPRVIGHEIAGEVVEAGEGVSGWEEGARVQVIAAIPCGDCAECRRGRMTVCPNQLSMGYHFDGGFAEYMIIPENVLKVDGVNRIPDSLGYAEASVAEPFACVLNGQTLAGVGDGDVVVVMGAGPIGCLHVRLARARGAEAVYLVELNQSRLDMAANLVKPDAAICGSEVDAVEEVLALTSGRGADVVITAAASGKAQEDGLKMAARSGRISFFGGLPKDNPVIACDSNLVHYRELTIVGANGSTPYHNKQALDLIATGAVPVDDLITHRLPLDGVLDAIRIVSSGEAIKVTIEPGLAPA from the coding sequence GTGAAGGTCGCGCGTTTTTACGCCCCGGGTGACATCCGCATCGAAGAGGCACCGGAGCCCTCGCCGAAGGCCGGTGAGCTGAAGATCAAGGTGCACAACACTTCGACCTGCGGCACCGACCTGAAGATCTTCCGCCACGGGCACCACCACATCGACCCGCCGCGCGTGATCGGGCACGAGATCGCCGGCGAGGTCGTCGAGGCCGGCGAAGGCGTGAGCGGCTGGGAGGAGGGTGCCCGGGTCCAGGTCATCGCCGCCATCCCGTGCGGTGACTGCGCGGAGTGCCGGCGCGGCCGGATGACCGTGTGTCCCAACCAGCTCTCCATGGGCTACCACTTCGACGGCGGTTTCGCCGAGTACATGATCATCCCGGAGAACGTGCTCAAGGTCGACGGTGTCAACCGCATTCCCGATTCCCTGGGCTACGCCGAGGCTTCCGTCGCGGAGCCGTTCGCGTGTGTCCTCAACGGACAGACGCTGGCCGGGGTCGGGGACGGTGACGTCGTGGTCGTGATGGGCGCCGGCCCGATCGGCTGCCTGCACGTCCGGCTCGCCCGTGCCCGCGGGGCGGAGGCGGTGTACCTGGTCGAGCTGAACCAGAGCCGGCTCGACATGGCGGCGAACCTGGTCAAGCCGGACGCGGCCATCTGCGGCTCGGAGGTCGACGCGGTCGAGGAGGTCCTGGCGCTGACCTCGGGCCGCGGCGCCGACGTGGTGATCACGGCGGCGGCGTCGGGCAAGGCCCAGGAGGACGGCCTCAAGATGGCCGCGCGCAGCGGGCGGATCAGCTTCTTCGGCGGGCTGCCGAAGGACAACCCGGTCATCGCGTGCGACTCGAACCTGGTGCACTACCGCGAGCTGACCATCGTCGGCGCCAACGGCTCCACGCCGTACCACAACAAGCAGGCGCTGGACCTGATCGCCACCGGCGCGGTCCCGGTCGACGACCTGATCACCCACCGGCTGCCGCTGGACGGCGTGCTCGACGCGATCCGGATCGTCAGCAGCGGCGAGGCCATCAAGGTGACC
- a CDS encoding PTS sugar transporter subunit IIA, translated as MVTLPTEYALLDAAGIKFGRTATSRSDAVDQVGRTLLEIGAVEPAYLPAMHERERLVSTYVGEGVAIPHGTDEARRHVRRTSLVVLQFAEGVDWGGNDVRLCVGIAANGNEQVGILASLAGVLVNAELAAQLREAKDAETVIRILQSTNEESDQ; from the coding sequence GTGGTCACCTTGCCGACTGAGTACGCGCTGCTGGACGCCGCCGGGATCAAGTTTGGCCGGACGGCCACCAGCCGGTCGGACGCCGTCGACCAGGTCGGCCGGACGCTGCTCGAAATCGGTGCGGTGGAGCCGGCTTACCTGCCGGCGATGCACGAGCGCGAGCGGCTGGTGTCGACCTACGTCGGCGAGGGTGTCGCGATCCCGCACGGCACCGACGAGGCCCGGCGGCACGTCCGGCGCACCTCGCTGGTGGTGCTGCAATTCGCCGAAGGCGTGGACTGGGGCGGCAACGACGTGCGGCTGTGCGTCGGCATCGCCGCCAACGGCAACGAGCAGGTGGGCATCCTCGCCTCGCTCGCCGGGGTCCTGGTGAACGCCGAGCTCGCCGCCCAGCTCCGCGAGGCTAAGGACGCCGAAACGGTGATCCGCATTCTGCAGTCGACGAACGAGGAGTCAGATCAGTGA